One Bradyrhizobium manausense DNA segment encodes these proteins:
- a CDS encoding DUF308 domain-containing protein has translation MAHPHMNLVRDDREQWLKQYYFLRAAFSVAWVAAAFAVGSKSPAIAGALLVLYPAWDAAANLVDAMRSGGLARNRTQALNVLVSLVTTVAVIVALQASMNWVLGVFGAWAILSGLLQLGTAIRRWKSFGAQWAMVLSGGQSALAGGFFIAQALTPAVPSIANVAGYAGVGALYFLVSAVWLTVSDWRRRARQAELG, from the coding sequence ATGGCTCATCCTCACATGAATCTCGTTCGCGACGATCGCGAGCAATGGCTCAAGCAATACTATTTCCTCCGCGCGGCTTTCTCGGTCGCCTGGGTCGCTGCCGCGTTTGCCGTTGGGTCGAAGTCTCCGGCGATCGCGGGCGCTTTGCTCGTGCTCTATCCGGCATGGGACGCCGCGGCCAATCTCGTCGACGCCATGCGCAGCGGCGGCCTCGCGCGAAATCGCACGCAGGCGCTGAACGTTCTGGTCAGCCTCGTCACCACCGTCGCGGTCATCGTCGCCCTGCAAGCGAGCATGAATTGGGTGCTCGGCGTCTTCGGTGCCTGGGCGATCCTGTCCGGACTGCTCCAACTGGGCACCGCCATCCGGCGCTGGAAAAGTTTTGGCGCGCAATGGGCGATGGTGCTCAGCGGCGGTCAGTCGGCACTCGCCGGCGGCTTCTTCATCGCACAAGCCTTGACGCCCGCGGTGCCGTCGATCGCGAACGTCGCGGGCTATGCGGGGGTCGGCGCGCTCTACTTCCTGGTCTCGGCCGTGTGGCTCACCGTCAGTGATTGGCGCCGGCGTGCCAGGCAGGCCGAGTTGGGCTGA
- a CDS encoding MFS transporter yields the protein MTASRYRWVIVAAGGLLGCVAIGGMFSLPVFLQPIAKDTGWSVTGISSAMTIGFLAMACTSMAWGTLTDRFGPLPVVLTGSIVLALSLFAASHATSLIAFQFVFGLLVGSSCAAIFAPMMATVTGWFDTHRSLAVSLVSAGMGVAPMTMAPFAAWLASHHDWRTAMQIVSLVVAVIMIPVALLVRRPPALAHSPVAAAGPGGPQSELTVGEALRSPQFLILIATNFFCCATHSGPIIHTVSYAVSCGIPLIAAVTIYSVEGLAGLGGRIAFGLMGDRLGAKRVLVGGLLAQAFGALAYVFAHQLTTFYMVATVFGFIYAGTMPLYAVIIRENFPLKMMGTVIGGTAMAGSLGMATGPLAGGLIYDAFSSYAWLYIGSWAMGLGAFLMAMTFRPFPKPQSQPAPAPVAA from the coding sequence ATGACTGCTTCCAGATATCGCTGGGTGATCGTCGCCGCCGGCGGCTTGCTCGGCTGCGTCGCCATCGGCGGCATGTTTTCACTGCCGGTGTTCCTGCAGCCGATCGCCAAGGACACCGGCTGGTCCGTGACCGGCATCTCCAGCGCGATGACCATCGGCTTTCTCGCGATGGCCTGCACCAGCATGGCCTGGGGCACGCTGACAGACAGGTTCGGTCCGCTGCCGGTGGTGCTGACGGGGTCGATCGTGCTGGCGCTGAGCCTGTTCGCCGCGAGCCACGCCACCTCGCTGATCGCGTTCCAGTTCGTGTTCGGCCTGCTGGTCGGCTCCTCCTGCGCCGCGATCTTCGCGCCGATGATGGCAACCGTGACCGGCTGGTTCGACACTCATCGCAGCCTCGCGGTCTCGCTGGTGTCGGCCGGCATGGGCGTCGCGCCGATGACGATGGCGCCGTTCGCGGCCTGGCTGGCGTCCCATCATGACTGGCGCACCGCGATGCAGATCGTGTCGCTGGTGGTGGCCGTCATCATGATTCCGGTCGCGCTGCTGGTCCGCCGTCCGCCGGCGCTGGCGCATTCGCCGGTCGCGGCGGCAGGTCCGGGCGGCCCGCAATCCGAGCTGACGGTGGGCGAAGCGCTGCGCTCGCCGCAATTCCTGATCCTGATCGCGACCAATTTCTTCTGCTGCGCCACCCATTCCGGCCCGATCATCCACACCGTCAGCTATGCCGTGAGCTGCGGCATTCCGCTGATCGCTGCGGTGACGATCTACAGCGTCGAGGGCCTCGCCGGCCTCGGCGGCCGCATCGCCTTCGGCCTGATGGGCGATCGCTTAGGGGCCAAGCGCGTGCTGGTCGGGGGCTTGCTCGCGCAGGCCTTCGGCGCGCTCGCTTATGTCTTCGCCCATCAGCTCACGACCTTCTACATGGTCGCGACGGTGTTCGGCTTCATCTATGCCGGCACCATGCCGCTCTATGCGGTGATCATCCGCGAGAACTTCCCGCTCAAGATGATGGGCACCGTGATCGGCGGCACGGCGATGGCGGGCAGCCTCGGCATGGCGACCGGCCCGCTTGCCGGCGGCCTGATCTACGACGCGTTCTCGAGCTACGCTTGGCTCTATATCGGCTCCTGGGCGATGGGTCTCGGCGCGTTCCTGATGGCGATGACGTTCCGCCCGTTCCCGAAGCCGCAAAGCCAACCTGCGCCAGCCCCGGTTGCGGCTTGA
- a CDS encoding bifunctional helix-turn-helix transcriptional regulator/GNAT family N-acetyltransferase — MLDPVSRVRRFNRAVTSAVGALDTSFLGRGRPLGAARVLNAIGQGRSDVGEIRDYLGLDSGLMSRLLRSLEDEGLIETHAHEDDARRRVASLTRAGKREFAAYEAMSNTQAEGFLARNAQAEALLAAMDLIASALTRDRIALTEMDPRSDEARYCLREYYAELGRRFKQGFDVSLSRDPDAKDMRRPRGSFIVAMSDTLPIGCVGLKGTDHGYAEIKRLWVAPSARGLGLGKRLMDTAEDAARTLGVALLRLDTNSALPEAGRLYRTTGWREIPRFNDDPYPDLFFEKQIRA; from the coding sequence ATGCTCGATCCCGTCTCCCGCGTCCGTCGCTTCAACCGGGCCGTCACTTCTGCTGTCGGTGCGCTCGATACCTCCTTTCTCGGGCGCGGGCGGCCGCTCGGCGCAGCGCGCGTGCTCAACGCGATCGGTCAAGGACGCTCCGACGTCGGCGAAATCCGCGACTACCTCGGCCTCGATTCCGGATTGATGAGCCGGCTGTTGCGCAGCCTGGAAGACGAAGGCCTGATCGAGACGCATGCGCATGAGGACGATGCGCGGCGGCGCGTGGCCAGCCTGACGCGCGCCGGCAAGCGCGAATTCGCCGCCTATGAGGCGATGTCGAACACGCAGGCCGAGGGATTTCTCGCCCGCAACGCGCAAGCCGAGGCGCTGCTGGCGGCGATGGATCTGATCGCCTCGGCGCTGACGCGCGACCGCATCGCGCTCACCGAGATGGATCCGCGGAGCGACGAGGCGCGCTATTGCCTGAGGGAATATTACGCCGAGCTCGGACGCCGGTTCAAACAGGGGTTTGACGTGTCGCTGTCGCGCGACCCCGATGCCAAGGACATGCGCCGCCCGCGCGGCAGCTTCATCGTCGCAATGTCGGACACGCTGCCGATCGGCTGCGTCGGCCTGAAGGGCACCGATCACGGCTATGCCGAGATCAAGCGGCTCTGGGTCGCCCCCTCCGCGCGCGGATTGGGACTCGGCAAGCGCTTGATGGACACCGCGGAAGATGCCGCACGCACCCTCGGCGTCGCGCTGCTTCGGCTGGATACCAACAGCGCGCTGCCGGAGGCAGGCCGGCTCTACCGCACCACCGGCTGGCGCGAGATCCCGCGCTTCAACGATGATCCGTACCCGGATCTGTTCTTCGAAAAACAGATCCGGGCATAG
- a CDS encoding LysR family transcriptional regulator, producing MDRFETMRLFVRLVERRSFTAAAADLGLPRSTASEVLRGLEAHLGVRLLERTTRHVTPTLDGEDYYRRCVAILAEVEEAESAMRDAQPRGLLRFDAHPLLTRTFLLPKLPEFMARHPLIELQIGQGDRLVDLVREGVDCVIRSGQPEDSGMIQRRLGTVAEVTVASPAYLARHGTPTSLDALDGHQMIGFVSSRTGDVLPLEFSVNGALREIVLPSRIRVNNSDTMADLARLGFGLVQAPRYRFADDLASGALVEVLPNHPPSPTPLSALYPQNRQLTLRLRVFLDWIGRIFGETRL from the coding sequence ATGGACCGCTTCGAGACCATGCGCCTGTTCGTCCGCCTCGTGGAACGGCGCAGCTTCACCGCGGCTGCGGCCGATCTCGGCCTGCCGCGCTCGACAGCAAGCGAAGTCCTGCGCGGCCTCGAGGCGCATCTCGGCGTGCGCCTGCTCGAACGCACCACGCGGCACGTCACGCCGACGCTGGATGGCGAAGACTATTATCGCCGTTGCGTCGCGATCCTGGCGGAGGTGGAGGAGGCGGAGAGCGCGATGCGCGACGCCCAGCCGCGCGGGCTGTTGCGGTTCGATGCGCATCCGCTGCTGACACGGACGTTCCTTCTGCCAAAACTGCCGGAGTTTATGGCACGCCATCCGCTGATCGAGTTGCAGATCGGGCAGGGCGACCGCCTCGTGGATCTCGTGCGCGAAGGCGTCGACTGCGTCATCCGCTCCGGCCAGCCCGAAGACAGTGGCATGATCCAGCGCCGCCTCGGTACAGTTGCGGAGGTCACGGTGGCGAGCCCGGCCTATCTTGCCAGGCACGGCACGCCCACGTCACTGGATGCGCTCGACGGGCACCAGATGATCGGCTTCGTCTCGTCGCGGACCGGCGATGTGCTGCCGCTTGAATTTTCAGTCAACGGCGCCTTGCGCGAAATCGTGCTGCCGAGCCGGATCAGGGTGAACAATTCCGACACGATGGCGGATCTGGCGCGGCTCGGCTTCGGCCTGGTGCAGGCGCCGCGCTATCGGTTTGCCGACGATCTCGCGAGCGGCGCGCTCGTCGAGGTGCTGCCGAACCATCCGCCGTCGCCGACGCCCTTGTCGGCGCTCTATCCGCAAAACCGTCAGCTCACGCTGCGTCTGCGCGTCTTCCTCGACTGGATCGGGCGCATCTTCGGCGAGACGAGGCTCTAG
- a CDS encoding MmcQ/YjbR family DNA-binding protein — protein MTPKTFETRCLRLPAATKVVQWEGTSVFKVGGKMFALSGGYTASSGGYMFKVSNMAYAMLIEHGLARPAPYLARATWIQLTSNNALPDAELTAYIAQAHALIVAKLTRKARKEIESG, from the coding sequence ATGACACCCAAGACATTCGAAACCCGCTGCCTGCGCCTGCCCGCCGCCACCAAGGTCGTGCAGTGGGAGGGCACCTCCGTGTTCAAGGTCGGCGGCAAGATGTTCGCACTGAGCGGTGGCTATACAGCCAGTTCCGGCGGCTACATGTTCAAGGTCTCGAACATGGCCTATGCCATGCTGATCGAGCACGGCCTGGCGCGGCCTGCGCCCTATCTTGCGCGGGCAACATGGATACAGCTCACGAGCAACAACGCGCTGCCGGATGCGGAGCTGACGGCCTACATCGCCCAGGCCCACGCGTTGATCGTGGCAAAGCTGACGCGAAAGGCGCGCAAGGAAATCGAATCCGGCTAG
- a CDS encoding carboxymuconolactone decarboxylase family protein, protein MSRISIKTREDLPEALRPLWDKMTTYGAFENQAGVMAHRAPIFKHMWSLLVDLASEGMISKRHLELALVTVSLLNKCDYCVSHHAPKLAVQGVSEEGAARLVDYKDHPELDELDKLVVEYSIAVTNNWNRTRDEIFARLRAHFSEAQIVELTWRIALCGAFNRFNDILQLEVEQGAPHSEAAE, encoded by the coding sequence ATGTCGCGCATTTCGATCAAGACCAGAGAAGATCTGCCGGAAGCATTGCGACCCCTGTGGGACAAGATGACGACCTATGGCGCGTTCGAGAACCAGGCCGGTGTGATGGCGCATCGCGCGCCGATCTTCAAGCACATGTGGTCGCTGCTGGTCGATCTCGCCAGCGAAGGCATGATCTCGAAGCGTCATCTGGAGCTGGCGCTGGTCACGGTGTCGCTGCTCAACAAATGCGATTACTGCGTTTCCCACCACGCGCCGAAGCTCGCGGTGCAGGGCGTGTCGGAGGAGGGCGCAGCGCGTCTCGTCGACTACAAGGATCACCCCGAGCTCGATGAGCTCGACAAGCTCGTCGTCGAGTACTCCATCGCCGTGACCAACAACTGGAACAGGACGCGCGACGAAATCTTCGCCCGCCTGCGCGCCCATTTCTCGGAAGCCCAGATTGTCGAGCTGACCTGGCGCATTGCGCTGTGCGGCGCCTTCAACCGCTTCAACGACATTCTCCAGCTCGAGGTCGAGCAGGGCGCCCCCCATAGCGAGGCCGCGGAGTAG
- a CDS encoding PadR family transcriptional regulator, whose product MFGKHRDHRDFHFGHFAHFAMGRHGGRHRFGRGGHGFFGRGGDDFPGARRLSSQDLQLVILALLADKPAHGYELIKIIEERSEGFYTPSPGVIYPALTYLEEVGHASVAQDGGRKLYSITSQGEANLAEQRGIADAILQALSRIGRRMDEVREAFAGVSDLDADASDELHRARHNLKRALRSKHGSDSAEARRIAGILERAAAEIIGT is encoded by the coding sequence ATGTTCGGTAAACACCGAGACCACAGAGACTTCCACTTCGGGCATTTCGCTCATTTTGCCATGGGCCGGCACGGCGGGCGGCATCGCTTCGGCCGCGGCGGGCATGGCTTTTTCGGTCGGGGCGGCGACGACTTTCCCGGCGCACGGCGGCTATCCTCGCAGGACCTCCAGCTCGTGATCCTGGCCCTGCTCGCCGACAAGCCGGCGCATGGCTACGAGCTGATCAAGATCATTGAGGAGCGGTCGGAGGGATTTTATACGCCGAGCCCTGGCGTGATCTATCCGGCACTGACCTATCTCGAAGAGGTCGGTCACGCGAGCGTCGCGCAGGACGGGGGCCGCAAGCTCTACAGCATCACGTCGCAGGGCGAGGCCAATCTCGCCGAGCAGCGCGGTATCGCGGATGCGATCCTGCAGGCGTTGTCGCGCATCGGGCGTCGCATGGACGAGGTGCGCGAGGCCTTTGCCGGCGTCAGCGATCTCGATGCCGATGCCTCCGATGAACTGCATCGCGCCCGCCACAATCTCAAGCGCGCGCTGCGGTCCAAGCACGGCAGCGACTCCGCCGAGGCCCGTCGCATCGCCGGCATCCTGGAGCGTGCCGCCGCGGAAATCATCGGCACGTGA
- a CDS encoding SDR family NAD(P)-dependent oxidoreductase: protein MGRLQGKSVIITGAGSGIGRAAALLFTREGAKLIAVDRTEAVKETVDEVKKAGGVAEAMIADAGSEKDVMAVIDKAVTTHGRLDVIWANAGVSGGLVPLGEQTVDQWQEVLRVNLIGPFLAVKHAMPHMVKQQSGAIVLTASVAGLKAGASGHPYAASKAGVISLVQTTAYSLTGTGVRINAVCPGLIETGMTKPIFDRAKERGTADKIGQLNPLKRPGQPHELAAMGLFLASDEASYVNGQAFPVDGGLTASMPYTGKPV, encoded by the coding sequence ATGGGCCGTCTGCAAGGCAAATCCGTCATCATCACCGGCGCCGGCAGCGGCATCGGCCGCGCCGCCGCGCTGCTGTTCACCAGGGAAGGCGCCAAGCTGATCGCCGTTGATCGCACCGAGGCGGTGAAGGAAACCGTCGACGAGGTGAAGAAGGCCGGCGGTGTCGCGGAGGCGATGATTGCCGATGCCGGCTCCGAGAAGGACGTCATGGCCGTCATCGACAAAGCCGTGACGACGCATGGACGGCTCGACGTGATCTGGGCCAATGCCGGCGTTTCCGGCGGCCTCGTTCCGCTCGGCGAGCAGACCGTGGACCAGTGGCAGGAAGTGCTGCGCGTCAATCTGATCGGACCGTTCCTCGCGGTGAAGCACGCGATGCCGCATATGGTGAAGCAGCAATCCGGCGCGATCGTGCTCACCGCATCGGTCGCGGGCCTCAAGGCCGGCGCCAGCGGACATCCCTACGCGGCGAGCAAGGCCGGCGTGATCTCGCTGGTGCAGACCACCGCCTATTCGCTCACCGGCACCGGCGTGCGCATCAACGCGGTATGCCCGGGCCTGATCGAAACAGGCATGACCAAGCCGATTTTCGACCGCGCCAAGGAGCGCGGCACGGCCGACAAGATCGGCCAGCTCAATCCGCTGAAGCGTCCCGGCCAGCCGCATGAACTTGCCGCGATGGGGTTGTTCCTGGCCAGCGATGAAGCGTCGTATGTGAATGGCCAGGCGTTCCCGGTCGATGGCGGTCTCACGGCGTCGATGCCGTATACGGGGAAGCCGGTTTAG
- a CDS encoding histidine phosphatase family protein → MATADKPNVITTRWWWVRHAPVRNDGGNIYGQSDLACDTSDTYVFNAVAKVLPRKAVWYSSNLMRTHQTADAIWAAGYPKPASMKREADLAEQNLGTWQGMNRAAFIASRPVGSSWFADINEPAPGGESFMDLYIRTRRTIERINNESGGQDIIAVAHGGTIKAAIGLALDGQVERALSFDIDNVSITRLDYFASPGRSVWRLPMVNQQPWIADDAHAEMHQPAGPEVKKLA, encoded by the coding sequence ATGGCGACCGCAGACAAGCCGAATGTGATCACGACACGCTGGTGGTGGGTGCGTCATGCGCCGGTGCGCAATGACGGCGGCAACATCTACGGGCAGAGCGATCTCGCCTGCGACACCAGCGACACCTACGTCTTCAACGCTGTTGCCAAGGTGCTGCCACGCAAGGCGGTCTGGTATTCGAGCAATCTGATGCGCACCCATCAGACCGCGGATGCGATCTGGGCGGCGGGTTACCCGAAGCCTGCATCGATGAAACGGGAAGCGGATCTCGCCGAACAGAATCTCGGGACATGGCAGGGCATGAACCGCGCCGCGTTCATCGCGAGCCGTCCGGTTGGCTCGAGCTGGTTTGCCGACATCAACGAGCCCGCGCCCGGCGGCGAAAGTTTTATGGACCTCTATATCAGGACGCGCCGGACCATCGAACGGATCAACAATGAGTCAGGCGGTCAGGACATCATCGCGGTTGCCCATGGCGGCACCATCAAGGCCGCGATCGGTCTCGCGCTCGACGGCCAGGTGGAGCGGGCGCTGTCATTCGACATCGACAATGTCTCGATCACGCGGCTCGATTATTTCGCGAGCCCCGGGCGCAGCGTCTGGCGGCTGCCGATGGTGAACCAGCAGCCGTGGATCGCCGATGATGCGCATGCCGAGATGCATCAGCCGGCGGGACCGGAAGTCAAGAAACTCGCCTAA
- a CDS encoding SDR family NAD(P)-dependent oxidoreductase → MTLFDMKGKVAVITGSTRGIGLAIAERMAEHGAKVVISSRKADVCDDVAKGINDKFGKGTAVAIAANISSKENLQNLVDESNRAFGKIDVLVCNAASNPYYGPLAGISDDQFRKILDNNIVANNWLISMVVPQMIERKDGSVIIVSSIGGLKGSTILGAYAISKAADMQLARNLACEYGKHNIRVNCIAPGLIKTDFAKALWDNPENLKASTARSPLLRIGIPDEIAGAAVFLGSAAGDFMTGQTMVIDGGATIS, encoded by the coding sequence ATGACCTTGTTCGACATGAAGGGCAAAGTTGCCGTCATCACGGGATCAACACGCGGCATCGGTCTCGCAATCGCCGAGCGCATGGCCGAGCACGGCGCCAAGGTCGTGATCTCCTCGCGCAAGGCTGACGTCTGCGACGACGTCGCCAAGGGTATCAACGACAAGTTCGGCAAGGGCACCGCGGTCGCGATCGCCGCCAACATCTCCTCGAAGGAGAATCTGCAGAACCTCGTCGACGAGAGCAACCGCGCCTTCGGCAAGATCGACGTGCTGGTCTGCAACGCCGCCTCGAACCCGTATTACGGTCCGCTCGCCGGGATCTCCGATGATCAGTTCAGGAAGATTCTCGACAACAACATCGTCGCCAACAACTGGCTGATTTCGATGGTGGTGCCGCAGATGATCGAGCGCAAGGACGGCTCGGTGATCATCGTGTCCTCGATCGGCGGCCTGAAGGGCTCGACCATCCTCGGCGCCTACGCGATCTCCAAGGCTGCCGACATGCAACTCGCGCGCAATCTCGCCTGCGAATACGGCAAGCACAACATCCGCGTGAACTGCATCGCGCCCGGCCTGATCAAGACCGATTTTGCCAAGGCGCTGTGGGACAATCCGGAGAACCTGAAGGCCTCGACCGCGCGTTCGCCGCTCTTGCGTATCGGCATCCCCGACGAGATCGCGGGCGCCGCCGTGTTCCTGGGATCAGCGGCCGGCGACTTCATGACCGGCCAGACCATGGTGATCGACGGCGGCGCGACGATCAGTTGA
- a CDS encoding serine hydrolase domain-containing protein: MTATAAARPSTAPKTPPLPEAKPETLGLSRPRLQAMSDAFKREIDKGTVPGVTVLVARRGQVGWFEALGKQSPAGPAMALDSIFRVFSMTKPIVSIGIMALVEDGHLLLGDPVAKFIPEFADQKVGVVSGGKLELVAPKRAMTVQDLLRHTSGLTYEHQGDGPVHKLYQESRVRSRKISNAEHAALVASFPLVCHPGDQFNYSRSTDILGRIIEVVSGKSLGTFLAERILAPLQMTETAFSTSEANANRLAQPFDADPWTGDKVALFNMLEQPVMESGGGGLVSTTMDYARFALMLRNGGTLDGNRIIGRKTLELMASDHLGPHVVTNGTLLSPGHGFGLGFAVRREAGIAPFPGSVGTYFWSGIAGTFFWIDPKEDLFAVFMTQGPGQRDFTRTLVRDLVYAAVD, translated from the coding sequence ATGACTGCCACAGCCGCCGCCCGCCCCTCGACCGCGCCGAAAACCCCGCCTTTGCCCGAGGCCAAGCCGGAAACGCTGGGCCTGTCGCGGCCCCGCCTCCAGGCCATGTCGGATGCGTTCAAGCGCGAGATCGACAAGGGAACCGTTCCCGGGGTGACCGTGCTGGTGGCCCGCCGCGGCCAGGTCGGCTGGTTCGAGGCGCTCGGCAAGCAAAGCCCGGCGGGTCCGGCCATGGCGCTTGATTCGATCTTCCGGGTCTTCTCGATGACCAAGCCGATCGTTTCGATCGGCATCATGGCGCTGGTCGAGGACGGCCATCTGCTGCTCGGCGATCCCGTCGCCAAATTCATTCCGGAGTTCGCCGACCAGAAAGTCGGCGTGGTCAGCGGCGGCAAGCTGGAACTGGTTGCTCCGAAGCGGGCGATGACGGTGCAGGACCTGCTCCGCCACACCTCGGGCCTGACCTACGAGCACCAGGGCGACGGCCCCGTGCACAAGCTCTACCAGGAATCCCGCGTCCGCAGCCGCAAGATCAGCAATGCCGAGCACGCCGCGCTGGTGGCGAGCTTCCCCCTCGTCTGCCACCCCGGCGACCAGTTCAATTACAGCCGCTCCACAGACATCCTCGGCCGCATCATCGAGGTCGTCAGCGGCAAATCGCTCGGCACGTTCCTCGCCGAGCGCATCCTCGCGCCGCTGCAGATGACCGAGACCGCCTTCTCCACCTCGGAGGCCAATGCCAACAGGCTCGCCCAGCCGTTCGACGCCGATCCCTGGACCGGCGACAAGGTCGCGCTGTTCAACATGCTCGAGCAGCCGGTGATGGAATCGGGCGGCGGCGGGCTCGTGTCGACCACGATGGACTACGCCCGCTTCGCGCTGATGCTGCGCAACGGCGGCACGCTCGACGGCAACAGGATCATCGGCCGCAAGACGCTGGAGCTGATGGCGTCAGACCATCTCGGCCCGCACGTTGTCACCAACGGCACACTGCTCTCGCCCGGCCACGGCTTCGGTCTCGGCTTCGCCGTCCGCCGCGAGGCCGGCATCGCGCCCTTCCCCGGCAGCGTCGGCACTTATTTCTGGAGCGGCATCGCCGGCACGTTCTTCTGGATCGATCCGAAGGAGGATCTGTTCGCGGTGTTCATGACCCAGGGCCCGGGACAACGCGATTTTACGCGGACGCTGGTGCGCGATCTGGTTTACGCGGCGGTGGATTGA
- the secE gene encoding preprotein translocase subunit SecE yields MAVSPFKFLQEVRSETAKVTWPTRRETTITTIMVFVMVALASIFFFAADQIIRYLITFLLGIH; encoded by the coding sequence ATGGCAGTCAGCCCGTTCAAGTTCTTGCAGGAAGTGCGCTCGGAGACCGCCAAGGTCACCTGGCCGACCCGTCGTGAGACCACGATCACCACCATCATGGTGTTTGTGATGGTCGCCCTGGCCTCGATCTTCTTCTTCGCCGCCGACCAGATCATCCGCTACCTCATCACCTTCCTTTTGGGCATTCACTGA
- the nusG gene encoding transcription termination/antitermination protein NusG: MATATAQLSDKRWYIVHAYSNFEKKVAESIREQAKQRGLEELFELVLVPTEKVTEVRRGRKIDAERKFFPGYVLVKMKLTDEAFHLIKNTPKVTGFLGAENKPMPISESEAMRILHQVQEGVERPKASVSFEIGENVRVADGPFASFSGVVEEIDEARSRVKVAVSIFGRATPVELEFGQVEKV; this comes from the coding sequence ATGGCAACGGCAACGGCTCAACTGTCCGACAAGCGCTGGTACATCGTCCACGCCTATTCCAACTTCGAGAAGAAGGTCGCCGAATCGATCCGCGAGCAGGCCAAGCAGCGCGGGCTCGAGGAGCTGTTCGAGCTGGTGCTGGTTCCGACCGAGAAGGTCACGGAAGTGCGCCGCGGCCGCAAGATCGACGCCGAGCGCAAGTTCTTCCCGGGCTACGTGCTGGTGAAGATGAAGCTGACCGACGAGGCGTTTCATCTGATCAAGAATACGCCGAAGGTCACGGGCTTCCTCGGCGCCGAGAACAAGCCGATGCCGATCTCGGAATCCGAGGCCATGCGCATCCTGCACCAGGTGCAGGAGGGCGTGGAACGGCCGAAGGCGTCGGTGTCGTTCGAGATCGGCGAGAACGTGCGCGTGGCCGATGGCCCGTTCGCTTCGTTCTCGGGTGTCGTCGAGGAAATCGACGAGGCGCGCTCGCGCGTGAAGGTCGCGGTGTCGATCTTCGGTCGCGCAACGCCGGTGGAACTGGAATTCGGTCAGGTCGAGAAGGTCTGA
- the rplK gene encoding 50S ribosomal protein L11: MAKKVTGYLKLQVPAGAANPSPPIGPALGQRGLNIMEFCKAFNAQTQKEEKNTPIPVVITIYADRSFTFEMKTPPMSFFLKQAAKIQSGSKAPGRDKAGKVTKAQVREIAEKKMKDLNCDTIESAMKMVEGSARSMGLEVAG, encoded by the coding sequence ATGGCAAAGAAAGTGACCGGATACCTGAAGCTTCAGGTCCCGGCCGGTGCGGCGAACCCTTCGCCCCCGATCGGTCCCGCGCTCGGTCAGCGCGGTCTCAACATCATGGAGTTCTGCAAGGCGTTCAACGCGCAGACCCAGAAGGAAGAGAAGAACACCCCGATTCCCGTCGTGATCACGATCTACGCCGATCGTTCGTTCACGTTCGAGATGAAGACCCCTCCGATGTCCTTCTTCCTCAAGCAGGCTGCCAAGATCCAGTCCGGCTCGAAGGCGCCGGGCCGCGACAAGGCCGGCAAGGTGACCAAGGCGCAAGTGCGCGAGATCGCCGAGAAGAAGATGAAGGATCTCAATTGCGATACCATCGAATCGGCCATGAAGATGGTCGAGGGCTCTGCCCGTTCGATGGGTCTGGAAGTTGCGGGGTAA